One Hydrogenispora ethanolica DNA window includes the following coding sequences:
- a CDS encoding ABC transporter ATP-binding protein, with amino-acid sequence MNNPVKIAIEGVSKVYQGRIGPVVALDQVNLDIYAQEFITVVGPSGCGKTTLLNILAGLEEASSGRALIDGQVITGPSPTRGVIFQQYALFPWMTVRQNVEFGPMLQKLPAAERRKAAEHYLKLVGLKGFEDAYPKELSGGMKQRTAIARAYAANPEVLLMDEPFGAVDAQTRVMLQEELMATWSREKKTVFFITHDVEEAIYLGSRILVMSARPGRVREIIPNTIPYPRAYDVKFTAEFGQLKQHIWELVYEEYHKKQAAE; translated from the coding sequence ATGAACAATCCGGTAAAAATCGCAATCGAGGGAGTCTCCAAAGTATATCAAGGCCGGATCGGACCGGTGGTCGCGCTGGACCAGGTCAACCTGGACATCTACGCGCAGGAGTTTATTACGGTGGTCGGGCCGAGCGGCTGCGGCAAAACCACGCTATTGAACATTCTGGCCGGTTTGGAGGAAGCCTCTTCGGGCCGGGCCCTCATCGACGGCCAAGTGATCACCGGGCCTTCGCCGACCCGGGGCGTCATCTTTCAACAGTACGCGTTGTTTCCCTGGATGACGGTCCGCCAGAACGTGGAGTTCGGGCCGATGTTGCAAAAGCTGCCTGCAGCGGAGCGGCGCAAAGCGGCCGAGCATTATCTGAAACTGGTGGGATTGAAGGGCTTCGAGGACGCGTACCCCAAAGAATTGTCGGGGGGCATGAAACAGCGGACCGCCATCGCCCGCGCCTACGCCGCCAATCCGGAAGTATTGCTGATGGATGAGCCCTTCGGCGCGGTGGACGCCCAGACCCGGGTGATGCTCCAGGAGGAACTGATGGCCACCTGGTCGCGGGAGAAGAAGACGGTCTTTTTCATCACCCACGACGTGGAAGAAGCAATCTATCTCGGCAGCCGGATCTTGGTGATGTCGGCCCGGCCGGGCCGGGTCCGGGAGATCATTCCGAATACGATCCCCTATCCCAGAGCCTACGATGTCAAATTCACCGCTGAATTCGGCCAATTGAAGCAGCATATTTGGGAATTAGTCTATGAAGAGTACCACAAAAAACAAGCGGCGGAATAG
- a CDS encoding ABC transporter substrate-binding protein, giving the protein MKKQLIFIALLVLSLVAASVSFADNLTPIKIAYHNNIGGASLVSIANEMGFFKQEGLEPQFVRFSSGPTEIAAMLSGDLDVGYIGPGAMFIVMEGRVNYIAVDSIATGDMIYGYPGRKIKKVKDLVGKKVGIAQGTSQEMLLRVALKLNKIPIDKVQVVPMSPENQVAAFSTGQLDAVATYSPYTSQIKNMMPNVDLVLSSKDLYPKFTFPQGWIANKDFMKKNPQAVQGFLRAIMKANNVRVKSEDQWVPMTSKFSEIPADLLKKDLPGITVLTTPQLRKAFSNGTVEKWLNTLSDVFVDIGRLKSPIPTSQYLDKKFFMDATKNLK; this is encoded by the coding sequence GTGAAGAAACAGCTGATTTTTATCGCACTGCTGGTGTTGAGCCTGGTTGCCGCGTCGGTTTCCTTCGCTGACAACCTGACGCCGATCAAGATCGCGTATCATAACAATATCGGTGGCGCTTCCCTGGTGTCCATCGCCAATGAGATGGGCTTCTTCAAGCAGGAAGGCCTGGAGCCGCAATTCGTGCGGTTCAGTTCCGGACCGACCGAGATCGCGGCGATGCTGTCCGGCGATCTGGATGTCGGTTATATCGGACCGGGCGCCATGTTCATCGTGATGGAAGGACGGGTCAACTATATCGCGGTCGACTCCATCGCCACCGGCGATATGATATACGGCTATCCCGGCCGCAAAATCAAGAAGGTCAAGGATCTGGTCGGCAAAAAGGTCGGCATCGCCCAGGGCACTTCCCAGGAGATGCTGCTCCGGGTGGCTTTAAAATTAAATAAGATCCCCATCGATAAAGTTCAAGTGGTGCCGATGTCGCCCGAGAATCAAGTGGCCGCCTTCAGCACCGGGCAGTTGGACGCCGTGGCAACCTATAGCCCGTATACCAGCCAGATCAAAAATATGATGCCCAATGTCGATCTGGTGCTGAGCTCCAAGGATTTGTATCCGAAATTCACGTTCCCGCAGGGCTGGATCGCCAATAAGGATTTTATGAAGAAGAATCCGCAAGCGGTCCAAGGCTTCCTGCGCGCGATCATGAAGGCCAATAACGTCCGGGTGAAATCCGAGGATCAGTGGGTCCCCATGACCAGTAAGTTCTCGGAGATCCCGGCGGACCTTCTGAAGAAAGATCTGCCCGGCATCACCGTCCTGACAACGCCGCAACTGCGCAAGGCGTTTAGCAACGGAACAGTGGAAAAATGGCTGAACACGCTGAGCGATGTGTTTGTGGATATCGGACGGCTGAAGAGCCCCATCCCGACCTCGCAATATCTGGACAAGAAATTCTTCATGGATGCGACCAAAAACTTGAAATAA
- a CDS encoding ABC transporter substrate-binding protein, with protein sequence MKDRKPSLYQLSLMILVAVLLLVGVSLVVLNLSGNSQLLRVAYHPDLHGAGIMVLAEEKGFFKDEGLRVELVKFLSGPPEIQAMTSGDIDIAYLGMGAHFYAAQGRCKILAIDSLNLGDMVIAHRDSGIKGLRDLRGKRIGVPRGTSGEMILSLALDQAKLRPEEVRIVNMDVAGAVAAFVARKIDVVALWVPYTTEIERQVGKENVIRLADNARFIPEYAFLNSWVTTERFLKRHPGLAVKFMRAWTRANDYRYHNLEETVRLTSQFTQMPEGSLRMMVRSTQWLESRAIATYFQDGTAAQWYENQEGIFVKTGKLARVVAARRFLRPEPLLRALGRRVKE encoded by the coding sequence ATGAAGGATCGAAAACCCTCCTTATATCAATTATCCCTGATGATCCTGGTGGCCGTCCTGCTTTTGGTCGGCGTCAGCCTGGTCGTTCTGAATTTATCCGGCAACTCGCAGCTGCTGCGGGTTGCCTACCATCCCGACCTGCACGGCGCGGGAATCATGGTCCTGGCGGAGGAGAAAGGCTTCTTCAAGGACGAAGGGCTGCGCGTGGAGCTGGTGAAGTTTTTGAGCGGGCCGCCCGAGATTCAGGCCATGACCTCGGGGGATATCGACATCGCCTATCTCGGAATGGGCGCGCATTTTTACGCGGCGCAAGGCCGGTGCAAGATCCTGGCCATCGACAGCCTCAACCTGGGCGACATGGTCATCGCGCACCGGGATTCGGGGATCAAAGGGCTCCGCGATCTGCGCGGCAAACGGATTGGCGTGCCCCGGGGCACTTCCGGGGAGATGATCCTGAGTCTGGCCCTGGACCAGGCCAAACTCCGCCCGGAAGAGGTGCGGATCGTCAACATGGATGTGGCCGGGGCGGTGGCGGCCTTTGTGGCCCGCAAGATCGACGTGGTCGCGCTGTGGGTCCCCTATACCACGGAGATCGAGCGCCAGGTGGGCAAGGAGAACGTCATCCGCCTGGCCGACAACGCCCGCTTTATCCCGGAGTACGCCTTTTTGAACAGCTGGGTCACGACCGAGCGCTTCCTGAAACGCCATCCCGGCCTGGCGGTCAAATTCATGCGAGCCTGGACCCGGGCCAATGATTACCGGTATCACAACCTGGAAGAGACGGTCCGGCTGACCTCGCAATTCACCCAGATGCCCGAGGGGTCGCTGCGGATGATGGTGCGCTCGACCCAGTGGCTGGAATCCCGGGCCATCGCGACTTACTTTCAAGACGGCACGGCCGCTCAATGGTATGAGAATCAGGAAGGAATCTTCGTCAAAACCGGCAAGTTAGCCAGGGTGGTGGCGGCCCGGCGTTTTCTGCGTCCGGAGCCGTTGCTGCGGGCGCTGGGGCGGCGCGTAAAAGAATAG